A segment of the Synechococcus sp. CBW1002 genome:
GGAAAAGCAAGGCAGCCATGGACATCCAGAAGTGGTCAGACATTGGCCAAGGCCCTGGCCACTCTGGAAGCCGCCTGGAGTGATCGGGTGGATGACACATTCAAGCCTGAATGAGGTGCCATGCGGGAGTTATCGACAACACTTCACCCCAGCAAGGTGATCGGGGCCAGGCGAGGAAAAAGGGAGACAGCTTGTTCAGGCCTTTGGCATCGGTTGGACAACGGCAATGATTGGCCGCTGATACTAAAGGGGTGCCGCTTGATCATGGGTGGATTGGCAGCGAGAAAATCCTATGTCTGCATCAAGGATTCGTGATCAGAAGATTTGTGATCAGGTGTCCTGATCACCGCCTGCGCTGAGCGGTGGGACGATAGGGGTTGGTTCCGCGCTCCACCCTTGCCTTGCCCTTCCTGCGGTTGTCGTGTGGCGGCCCGCTCCAGACAGGGGGTGGGTGGTGGCCGGGACAGCCTGATCTGTGCCGATTGCGGTCGGCCGCTTGAAGGGATGGGGGAGAGACCGCCCCGGGGTTTGCGGTGGAACGATGGCCTCATGGCGGCATTCGCGGTTGTGGTGGTCGTGGTATCGATCACCTTGATCACCACGCTCGAACGCCTGGATCCCGCGGGGATGGGACAGCCCACCACCGAGGAACCCGCGTTCCGCTAATCGAGGCCTCGACCACGGCGATCCCGCCAGGTTCTCAGCAGCACCAAAGCCACCCGGGCCACCACGACGAGCACGGCCAGCACCAGCACAACCTGGATCACGTGGGCGAAGGGGTCGATCCGGGCCGCGGCCTGCTCGTAGTGCTCGCCCAGGGTCATGCCGGCCAGGCTGAGAAAGAGGATCCAGATCAGACTGCCGGCCCCGCTCCAGAGCAGGAAGGGCAGCTGAGGCATCAGCTCCAGACCGGCTGGAACCGATACCAGAGTGCGCACCCCCGGCAGGATCCGGCCCCAGAACACCACCGCATGGCCGTGGCGCTGAAACCAGCGGCGACTGCGGGCCAGATCGTTCGGATGGAGGCCGATCCAGCGCCCATGGCGAGCCAGCAGGCGTGCCAGCCGCTCTTCACTGATCAGGCGACCGACCCCGTACCAGAGCCAGGCGCCGAGCAGGGTGCCGCTCAGGCCGGCCACCACCACCGGCAGCAGCGCCAGCTTCCCCTGGGCTACGAGAAAACCGGCGAGCGGCATGATCAGTTCGGACGGAATCGGTGGAACGACGTTCTCAAAGAACATCAGCATGCCGATCACCAGATAGCCCCAGAGCTGGTTGGCCTCCACCGCTGCGCTGATCAGATCCGGGAGCGTTTCGATCAGAGCCTGCACGGCGTGTTCCCGGGGAGGAGCCTTGGGTTCGGGAGCCAATGCCCCGTGCCTGGAGTTTGGCGCCCCAGCGCTGAGGAGCGATCCCAGAATTCAGCTCTTCACAACCTCCGCATGACCGCAGACTCCCGCCCTCCCACGTCCCTGGAGGCGCGATCATCGGCCCGGAGGCCTGGGGCAGGTGGTGTGCGGGTTCTGCAGTCCCGCGGCTTCATCATCTTTCTCACCCTGCTGATTCAGCTGGCCGACTGGCTTTCTTCGACGCAGGTGGTAGTGGGTTATCTCTTTGTCGTTCCCCTTCTGCTGGGAGCGGAGCGTCGCGGACGGGCCGAAGCGATGCGCTATTTCCTGCTCTGTTGCCTGCTGACGCTGATCCCTCTGAAGCTGGGGCTGCACACCGCAGCCTGGCCGGCGTCCCTGGCCTGGCGGCCGCTGGCCTCCCGCCTTCTGGCCTGCCTGGCACTGGGGGTTACCACGGAATTATGTCTCCGTAATCGACGCCTGCACACCCGCCAGCTGGCCATGGAGGTGCGTCTGGCCCAGGCCGATCTTCGGCACGATCTGATCGACACCCTGGCCCACGATCTCAAGACCCCGGTGCTCGGAACTCTGGCCACCGCCCGACTGATGCGCCAGGAGCTTGATCCTGATGGGCTGAACGACCTGCAGCTGCGCGGCCTTGTCGCGATCCTGAGCAGCCAGGAGCGCTGCCTTCGGCTGATCGAGGACCTGCTGCAGATCTTCCGCGCCGATATCGACGGCCTGCCTCTCCATCGAGAGCCCCTGAACGTGATCGGCCTGGCACAGGACGCCATCGAAGCCGTACGCCCCCTGGCAGAGGAACGGTCGATTGTGCTGGAGCTGCGCCTCCCGGCTGGGCAGGACACCCTGACCTGGCTGTGCGATGCCGCCATGGTGCGTCGGTTAATGGAAAACCTTCTTCTCAATGCGATCGGCCACTCCCTCCGCCGCGATGTGATTGCCCTGGTTCTCGTCGCTGTGGACAGTGAACTTACGCCTTCAGGTGCTGGATCGTGGTCCCGGGTTTCCTGCAGAGTCCTTGGCCCAACTATTTGATCGTTTCTACCGCGCTGATCCCGATCGACGCGGCAGTGGCCTGGGGCTCTACCTGTGCCGCCAGATCGTGGAGGCTCACCATGGCCGGATCACCGCCACCAATCGCCCCGAAGGTGGAGCCCTGTTCGAGGTCGTTCTGCCGGCAGAGGTGCCATCGTGGCGTGAGGTTGACACCAAGTCTCTTGAAGCTCCTGCTGATTGAAGACGACCAGGCCTACAGCCTCGGGATCGAGACATTCCTGCATCGCCAGGCCTTTGTGGAGGACGTGCGCACCACGGCCGATGGAGAACGGGCTCTGGAGCTGCTGGCCGAAGCGCCCGTGGATGTGGTGATCCTGGAT
Coding sequences within it:
- a CDS encoding DedA family protein encodes the protein MAPEPKAPPREHAVQALIETLPDLISAAVEANQLWGYLVIGMLMFFENVVPPIPSELIMPLAGFLVAQGKLALLPVVVAGLSGTLLGAWLWYGVGRLISEERLARLLARHGRWIGLHPNDLARSRRWFQRHGHAVVFWGRILPGVRTLVSVPAGLELMPQLPFLLWSGAGSLIWILFLSLAGMTLGEHYEQAAARIDPFAHVIQVVLVLAVLVVVARVALVLLRTWRDRRGRGLD
- a CDS encoding sensor histidine kinase KdpD translates to MTADSRPPTSLEARSSARRPGAGGVRVLQSRGFIIFLTLLIQLADWLSSTQVVVGYLFVVPLLLGAERRGRAEAMRYFLLCCLLTLIPLKLGLHTAAWPASLAWRPLASRLLACLALGVTTELCLRNRRLHTRQLAMEVRLAQADLRHDLIDTLAHDLKTPVLGTLATARLMRQELDPDGLNDLQLRGLVAILSSQERCLRLIEDLLQIFRADIDGLPLHREPLNVIGLAQDAIEAVRPLAEERSIVLELRLPAGQDTLTWLCDAAMVRRLMENLLLNAIGHSLRRDVIALVLVAVDSELTPSGAGSWSRVSCRVLGPTI
- a CDS encoding sensor histidine kinase KdpD, translating into MAQLFDRFYRADPDRRGSGLGLYLCRQIVEAHHGRITATNRPEGGALFEVVLPAEVPSWREVDTKSLEAPAD